One part of the Vicia villosa cultivar HV-30 ecotype Madison, WI linkage group LG6, Vvil1.0, whole genome shotgun sequence genome encodes these proteins:
- the LOC131609905 gene encoding uncharacterized protein LOC131609905 isoform X1 gives MDLQIPHVNKLGDDDQPICRNVDLSHHKTDPHDVLLVIPDNRKFDFDFSSDSKKLSSQPNNNESYIAPRLHKFISEQDLRKEILRRCSSFLVSTVVSIGLFYNIWSSLLPHQKQHIHRLSTWMSFLGLLGFIVFVSAVAVMILVGGVFSSTQKAMLIILLLWMHIQSANSILEVCVILLGGVFMAWYAFWKKESPTNESDTNTDANKLSAQTTI, from the exons ATGGATCTTCAGATTCCACATGTCAACAAGCTTGGAGATGATGACCAACCGATCTGTAGGAACGTCGATTTATCTCATCACAAAACAGATCCACATGATGTGCTTTTAGTGATTCCTGATAACCGTAAG tttgattttgatttctcAAGTGATTCGAAGAAATTATCCTCCCAGCCGAATAATAATGAATCATATATTGCTCCTCGCTTGCACAAATTCATTTCAGAACAAGACTTACGCAAGGAAATTCTACGACGCTGTTCTTCTTTTTTAGTCTCAACTGTTGTTTCTATTGGTCTTTTCTACAATATATGGAGTAGTTTATTACCACATCAAAAACAACATATTCACCGACTTTCTACATGGATGTCCTTTCTAGGGTTGTTGGGTTTTATTGTGTTTGTTTCAGCTGTGGCTGTAATGATTCTCGTGGGTGGAGTATTCTCTTCTACACAGAAAGCTATGCTTATCATTTTGCTTCTTTGGATGCATATTCAATCTGCTAACTCAATCCTCGAAGTTTGCGTAATATTACTCGGCGGAGTTTTCATGGCGTGGTATGCTTTTTGGAAAAAGGAATCCCCAACTAATGAAAGTGATACGAATACAGATGCTAATAAGCTGTCAGCTCAAACAACAATATGA